Proteins co-encoded in one Marmota flaviventris isolate mMarFla1 chromosome 9, mMarFla1.hap1, whole genome shotgun sequence genomic window:
- the LOC114081141 gene encoding olfactory receptor 8U9-like, producing MAQKNCTQVREFILLGLTDRQELKMPLFVMFLSIYLFTAVGNLGLIVVIRTDSRLNTPMYFFLSNLAFVDFCYSSVITPKMLGNFLYQQNVISFSACAAQLGCFLSFMVSECLLLAFMAYDRYVAICNPLLYMITMSPATCIQLIAVPYGFSFLMALFHTILTFRLCYCHSKTVNHFYCDDMPLLRLACSDTHSKQLWVLTCAGVTFISSVIIVFVSYMFIISSILRMRSAEGRRKAFSTCSSHMLAVTIFYGTLIFMYLQPSSKHSLDTDKMASVFYTVIIPMLNPLIYSLRNKDVKEALKKIMNRQQACVSIKLKK from the coding sequence ATGGCTCAGAAAAATTGCACCCAGGTGAGAGAGTTCATTCTCCTGGGCCTCACGGATCGCCAGGAGCTGAAGATGCCCCTCTTTGTGATGTTCTTATCCATCTATCTTTTCACTGCAGTAGGCAACCTGGGTTTGATCGTGGTCATTAGAACAGATTCAAGACTCAACACACCGATGTACTTCTTCCTTAGCAACCTGGCTTTTGTTGATTTCTGTTACTCTTCTGTCATCACACCCAAAATGCTTGGGAATTTCTTGTACCAACAAAATGTTATATCCTTCAGTGCATGTGCTGCACAGTTAGGCTGCTTCCTCAGCTTCATGGTATCTGAGTGCTTGTTACTAGCTTTCATGGCCTATGACAGATATGTGGCCATTTGCAACCCTCTGCTCTACATGATCACAATGTCCCCAGCTACCTGTATTCAGCTTATAGCTGTACCCTATGGCTTCAGCTTCCTGATGGCACTGTTTCATACCATCCTTACTTTCCGTCTCTGCTACTGCCACTCCAAAACTGTCAATCATTTCTACTGTGATGACATGCCCCTCCTCAGACTGGCTTGCTCAGACACACACTCCAAACAGCTGTGGGTTTTGACCTGTGCTGGTGTCACATTCATCTCTTCTGTTATCATAGTCTTTGTCTCCTACATGTTCATTATTTCTTCCATCCTGAGGATGCGCTCGGCTGAGGGGAGACGAAAAGCCTTCTCCACATGTAGCTCCCACATGCTGGCAGTGACCATATTCTATGGGACCTTGATCTTCATGTACCTACAGCCCAGCTCTAAGCATTCCCTTGACACAGATAAAATGGCCTCCGTCTTCTACACAGTGATCATCCCCATGTTGAACCCCTTGATCTATAGCCTCAGGAACAAGGATGTGAAAGAGGctctgaaaaaaatcatgaacagaCAACAGGCTTGTGTGtccataaaactaaaaaaataa
- the LOC114081162 gene encoding olfactory receptor 8J1-like, with product MAPGNLTQVTEFILTGVSDLPELQIPLFLVFLLIYGLTVMGNLGIITLTTVDSQLQTPMYFFLRHLAVINLGNSTVIAPKMLVNFLVSKKTTSYYECATQLGAFLVFIIAEVFMLAVMGYDRYVAICNPLLYMVVVSRQTCKLLVSLTYLYSFSTATVVSSLVFSESYCASNVINHFYCDSVPLLALSCSDTSIPETIIFVSASTNMFFSITIVLVSYFNIVLSILRMPSSEGRKKAFSTCASHMMAVTVFFGTLLFMYLQPRTSHSLDTDKMASVFYTLVIPMLNPLIYSLRNKDVKAALRRFMTNPFWSLKTMKFMNL from the coding sequence ATGGCTCCTGGAAATCTCACCCAGGTGACTGAGTTCATTCTCACAGGAGTCTCAGATCTTCCAGAGCTGCAGATTCCTCTCTTTCTTGTCTTCCTTCTCATCTATGGGCTGACCGTGATGGGGAACCTGGGCATCATCACCCTCACCACTGTTGACTCTCAACTTCAGAcccccatgtactttttcctccGACATCTGGCTGTCATCAACCTAGGAAACTCTACTGTCATTGCGCCTAAAATGCTGGTCAACTTCTTAGTAAGTAAGAAAACCACTTCATACTACGAATGTGCCACCCAACTGGGAGCATTCCTCGTTTTTATCATAGCTGAGGTGTTCATGCTGGCAGTGATGggctatgaccgctatgtggccatttgcAATCCCCTGCTCTACATGGTGGTGGTATCTCGGCAGACTTGCAAACTGCTGGTTTCACTCACCTACCTGTATAGCTTTTCCACAGCTACTGTGGTTTCATCTTTGGTATTCTCTGAGTCTTACTGTGCTTCAAATGTCATCAATCATTTTTACTGTGACAGTGTCCCTCTGTTAGCCCTGTCCTGCTCTGATACTTCCATTCCAGAAACAATAATCTTTGTATCTGCATcaacaaatatgtttttttctataaCAATAGTTCTAGTATCTTATTTCAACATTGTTTTGTCTATTCTAAGGATGCCTTcatcagagggaaggaaaaaagccTTTTCCACCTGTGCTTCACATATGATGGCAGTCACAGTTTTCTTTGGGACTCTGCTGTTCATGTATTTGCAGCCTCGAACCAGTCATTCCCTGGATACTGACAAAATGGCATCTGTGTTTTACACCCTGGTGatccccatgctgaaccccttgaTCTACAGCTTGAGGAACAAGGATGTGAAGGCTGCCTTAAGGAGATTCATGACAAATCCATTCTGGTCCCTTAAAACAATGAAGTTTATGAACTTGTAG
- the LOC114081163 gene encoding olfactory receptor 8J3-like, which yields MAPGNVTQVSEFVFIGVSDLPELQIPLFLVFLLIYGLTVMGNLGIITLISVDSRLQTPMYFFLRHLAIINFSNSTVIAPKMLVNFLVSKKTTSYYECATQLGAFLVFIVAEVFILAVMAYDRYVAICNSLLYMVVVSRRICNLLVSLTYLYSFSTAIVVSSCVFSVSYCASNVINHFYCDNVPLLALSCSDTYIPETVVFISAATNILFSMTVVLISYFNIVLSILRMRSSEGRKKAFSTCASHMMAVTVFYGTLLFMYLQPRTSHFLDTDKMASVFYTLVIPMLNPMIYSLRNKDVKAALRRFMTNPCGSLKAMYF from the coding sequence ATGGCTCCTGGAAATGTCACCCAGGTCTCTGAGTTTGTTTTCATAGGAGTCTCAGATCTTCCAGAGCTGCAAATTCCTCTCTTCCTGGTATTCCTGCTCATCTATGGGCTGACAGTCATGGGGAACCTGGGCATCATCACCCTCATCAGTGTTGACTCTCGACTTCAAACccccatgtattttttcctccgACATCTGGCTATTATAAATTTTAGCAACTCTACTGTCATTGCCCCTAAAATGCTGGTCAACTTCTTAGTAAGTAAGAAAACCACTTCATACTATGAATGTGCCACCCAACTGGGAGCATTCCTTGTTTTCATCGTAGCTGAGGTTTTCATACTAGCTGttatggcctatgaccgctatgtggccatttgcAATTCCCTGCTCTACATGGTGGTGGTATCTCGGCGGATTTGCAATCTGCTGGTTTCACTCACCTACCTGTATAGCTTTTCCACAGCTATTGTGGTTTCATCTTGTGTATTCTCTGTGTCTTATTGTGCTTCCAATGTCATCAACCATTTTTACTGTGACAATGTCCCTCTGTTAGCCCTGTCCTGCTCTGATACTTACATTCCAGAAACTGTAGTCTTTATCTCAGCAGCTACAAATATCTTGTTCTCTATGACTGTAGTTCTAATTTCTTATTTCAACATTGTTTTGTCTATTCTAAGGATGCGTTcatcagagggaaggaaaaaagccTTTTCCACCTGTGCTTCACATATGATGGCAGTCACAGTTTTCTATGGCACTCTGCTGTTCATGTATTTGCAGCCTCGTACCAGCCATTTCCTGGATACTGATAAAATGGCATCTGTGTTTTACACCCTGGTGATCCCCATGCTGAACCCCATGATCTACAGCTTGAGGAACAAGGATGTGAAGGCTGCCTTAAGGAGATTCATGACGAATCCCTGTGGTTCCCTTAAagctatgtatttttaa